The proteins below are encoded in one region of Natronococcus sp. CG52:
- a CDS encoding ABC transporter ATP-binding protein — MGRIEVRNLRKVFDAGEDELVAVEDLDFTIEDGEFLVLVGPSGCGKSTTLRCIAGLETPTNGEIVLDGEDVTRAKPKDRNMAMVFQSYALYPHMTARENVSFGLKMTTDLPEEEIDERVENVAEMTGIEQNLDQKPGELSGGQQQRVALGRAIVRDPEVFLMDEPLSNLDAKLRGEMRTELQNLQNDFGVTTIYVTHDQTEAMTMGDRIAILDDGELQQIGTPLECYHTPVNRFVAGFIGSPSMNFLDVSLSDGTLVHEEFTYELSAETDESLEVDGTEYALGIRPEDIEVVTADTPNAIEATVNVVEPLGDVAHVNVDIGDRSYTASIDGTPRWDPGREIHVKFPEKNVHLFAADTGEAVKNAAIETGERSVDVPA; from the coding sequence ATGGGTCGTATAGAGGTTCGAAATCTCAGAAAGGTATTCGACGCCGGCGAGGACGAACTCGTCGCCGTCGAGGACCTCGATTTCACCATCGAAGACGGAGAGTTTCTCGTGCTCGTCGGTCCTTCCGGCTGTGGCAAGTCGACGACGCTGCGCTGTATCGCCGGGCTGGAGACGCCGACGAACGGGGAAATCGTCCTCGACGGCGAGGACGTCACCCGCGCGAAACCGAAAGACAGGAACATGGCGATGGTATTCCAGAGCTACGCGCTGTACCCGCACATGACCGCCCGAGAGAACGTGAGCTTCGGGTTGAAGATGACGACCGACCTTCCCGAGGAAGAGATCGACGAACGGGTCGAGAACGTCGCCGAGATGACTGGAATCGAGCAAAACCTCGACCAGAAGCCGGGAGAGCTCTCCGGCGGACAACAACAGCGCGTCGCGTTAGGTCGGGCCATCGTTCGTGATCCGGAAGTGTTCCTCATGGACGAGCCGCTCTCGAATCTGGACGCCAAACTCCGCGGGGAGATGCGAACGGAACTCCAGAACCTGCAAAACGACTTCGGCGTGACGACGATCTACGTCACGCACGATCAAACGGAGGCGATGACGATGGGCGATCGAATCGCGATCCTCGACGACGGCGAACTCCAGCAAATCGGGACACCCCTGGAATGCTATCATACACCCGTTAACAGGTTCGTCGCCGGATTTATCGGCTCGCCGAGCATGAACTTTCTGGACGTGAGCCTCAGCGACGGCACGCTCGTCCACGAGGAATTCACCTACGAGCTGTCTGCGGAGACCGACGAGTCCCTGGAAGTAGACGGAACGGAGTACGCGCTCGGAATTCGTCCGGAGGACATCGAAGTCGTCACGGCGGATACCCCGAACGCGATCGAGGCGACCGTCAACGTCGTGGAACCGCTCGGCGATGTCGCCCACGTCAACGTCGATATCGGAGACCGATCGTACACTGCGTCGATCGACGGAACGCCGCGCTGGGACCCCGGGCGGGAGATTCACGTCAAATTCCCCGAAAAGAATGTGCACCTCTTCGCGGCCGATACCGGAGAGGCCGTCAAGAACGCAGCGATCGAGACCGGAGAACGGTCGGTGGACGTACCCGCGTAA